Proteins encoded in a region of the Vicia villosa cultivar HV-30 ecotype Madison, WI linkage group LG5, Vvil1.0, whole genome shotgun sequence genome:
- the LOC131603839 gene encoding probable glycosyltransferase At3g07620, with protein sequence MFQYFHELCHMGNRRLLCLLAALGVNYLLFQSILVPYGNGRVPWSSDSSGFNTMMENVNIPIIEDEGMHNDSKSSLVFDDVSKIEVDRNDFHYVGKNNSLELDNVGSKKSFMEILSKESKVDFSVKRFSETKRGISAISQLVQTTNVDSREYDRVGSGTSQITISSTNLTHQENSPKINLFASDKIKAVNVTRRKPKCNMPPKSRMLIQEMNHLLQRRRASSRATRPRWSSKLDMEILAARSEIEHAPMVTHDKELYAPLFRNHSMFKRSYELMERTLKVYIYKEGKKPIFHQPILKGLYASEGWFMMLMEENKQFVVKDPAKAHLFYMPFSSRMLEFSVYVRNSHNRTNLRRYLNDYTDIISAKYRYFNRTGGADHFLVACHDWAPYETRHHMEYCIKALCNSDVTQGFKIGRDVSLPETMVRSVRNPQRDIGGKPPQQRSVLAFYAGNMHGYLRPILLKHWKDKDPDMKILGPMPHGVVHKMSYIQHMKSSKYCICPKGYEVNSPRVVEAIFYECVPVIISDNFVPPFFEVLNWDAFSLILAEKDIPNLKQILLSVPEEKYLKLQLGVRRVQKHFLWHTKPLKYDLFHMTLHSIWYNRVFQINVKK encoded by the exons ATGTTTCAATATTTTCATGAGTTGTGTCATATGGGAAACAGGAGATTGCTTTGTCTGTTGGCAGCACTTGGTGTTAATTATTTACTGTTTCAGTCAATTTTGGTTCCATATGGAAATGGAAGAGTTCCTTGGTCTTCTGATTCTTCTGGTTTCAATACTATGATGGAGAATGTGAATATTCCcattattgaagatgaaggaatgCACAACGATTCAAAGAGTAGtttagtctttgatgatgtttctaaaaTTGAGGTAGATAGAAATGATTTTCACTATGTTGGTAAAAACAACAGCCTGGAGTTGGATAATGTAGGTTCCAAGAAAAGTTTTATGGAGATTTTGTCCAAGGAGAGTAAGGTGGACTTTTCGGTGAAGCGATTCTCGGAGACAAAAAGGGGGATTTCAGCAATTTCTCAGTTGGTTCAAACTACAAATGTTGATTCAAGAGAATATGATAGAGTTGGTTCTGGTACCTCGCAGATTACAATTTCGTCGACTAATTTGACTCATCAAGAAAATTCTCCGAAAATTAATCTTTTTGCCTCGGATAAAATTAAAGCAGTGAATGTTACTAGGAGAAAGCCGAAGTGCAATATGCCACCTAAGTCAAGAATGTTAATACAGGAGATGAACCATTTGCTACAGCGCCGTCGGGCTTCATCTCGTGCAACG AGACCAAGGTGGTCATCCAAACTCGATATGGAAATTCTTGCTGCAAGGTCGGAGATCGAGCACGCTCCTATGGTAACACATGACAAGGAACTTTATGCTCCTCTTTTTCGCAATCATTCTATGTTCAAAAG GAGCTATGAACTGATGGAACGCACGCTAAAAGTGTATATATATAAGGAAGGAAAAAAACCGATCTTTCATCAACCTATACTTAAGGGACTATATGCGTCTGAGGGTTGGTTTATGATGTTGATGGAGGAAAATAAGCAATTCGTTGTGAAGGATCCTGCAAAGGCTCACCTATTCTATATGCCATTTAGTTCACGTATGTTAGAGTTTTCTGTTTATGTACGTAACTCTCATAACCGGACAAATCTCCGTCGGTATTTGAATGATTATACAGATATCATTTCTGCAAAATATCGTTACTTTAACCGAACTGGTGGTgctgaccattttcttgttgctTGCCATGATTGG GCTCCGTACGAAACAAGGCATCATATGGAATACTGCATAAAAGCCCTATGTAATTCTGATGTAACTCAAGGCTTTAAAATAGGAAGAGACGTTTCTCTTCCAGAAACTATGGTCCGGTCGGTACGAAATCCTCAAAGAGATATAGGTGGAAAGCCTCCTCAACAAAGATCCGTTCTTGCCTTCTATGCTGGAAACATGCACGGCTATTTGCGCCCGATATTGCTAAAGCACTGGAAGGACAAAGACCCTGATATGAAGATACTCGGCCCAATGCCGCATGGTGTTGTACACAAAATGAGTTACATCCAACACATGAAGAGTAGCAAATACTGCATATGCCCCAAGGGATATGAAGTCAACAGCCCTCGGGTGGTTGAAGCCATATTTTACGAGTGCGTACCTGTGATCATCTCCGACAACTTTGTGCCACCGTTTTTCGAGGTTTTAAATTGGGATGCGTTCTCATTAATCCTCGCGGAGAAAGATATTCCAAACTTGAAACAGATACTTCTTTCGGTTCCTGAAGAGAAGTATCTTAAGTTACAACTGGGTGTCAGAAGAGTTCAGAAACATTTTCTTTGGCATACAAAGCCTTTAAAGTATGACCTGTTTCACATGACACTTCACTCAATTTGGTATAATAGAGTGTTTCAAATAAATGTGAAAAAATAA
- the LOC131608184 gene encoding sugar transport protein 14-like — MAGGALTDGGPGKRAHLYEHKFTLYFAFTCVVGALGGSLFGYDLGVSGGVTSMDDFLKEFFPDVYIKKQSHLHETDYCKYDNQVLTLFTSSLYFSALVMTFFASHLTRNKGRKATIIVGALSFLIGAILNAAAQNIPMLIIGRVFLGGGIGFGNQAVPLYLSEMAPASNRGAVNQLFQFTTCLGVLVANLVNYFTNKIHPHGWRISLGLAGIPAIVMLVGGIFCAETPNSLVEQGRLDEARKVLEKVRGTKNVDAEFEDLKDASELAQAVKSPFKILLKRKYRPQLVIGALGIPAFQQLTGNNSILFYAPVIFQSLGFGANASLFSSFITNGAALVASVISMFLVDKFGRRKFFLEAGLEMICYMIITAVVLAVEFGHGKELSKGISTLLVIVIFLFVLAYGRSWGPLGWLVPSELFPLEIRSAAQSIVVCVNMIFTALVAQLFLLSLCHLKYGIFLLFGCLIIVMSLFVYFLLPETNQVPIEEIYLLFENHRFWKNIVRDGTDQEPLLSI, encoded by the exons ATGGCTGGTGGAGCATTGACAGATGGAGGACCAGGGAAAAGGGCTCATCTGTATGAACACAAATTCACTCTTTATTTTGCATTCACATGTGTTGTTGGTGCTCTTGGTGGTTCTCTTTTCGGTTATGATCTCGGTGTTTCAG GTGGTGTGACTTCAATGGACGATTTTTTGAAGGAATTCTTTCCAGACGTGTATATAAAGAAGCAGTCTCATTTGCACGAGACTGACTATTGTAAATATGACAATCAAGTGTTGACGCTTTTTACGTCATCTCTTTACTTCTCAGCACTTGTTATGACTTTTTTTGCTTCCCACTTGACAAGAAATAAAGGTAGAAAGGCCACTATCATAGTAGGAGCTCTTAGCTTTCTTATTGGAGCAATACTCAATGCAGCTGCTCAGAATATTCCAATGCTAATCATTGGTAGAGTCTTTCTTGGCGGCGGCATTGGCTTTGGAAATCAA GCTGTTCCTTTGTATCTATCTGAAATGGCTCCGGCTAGCAACCGAGGAGCTGTTAACCAACTGTTTCAGTTTACAACTTGTCTTGGAGTCTTAGTTGCAAACTTAGTGAACTATTTCACTAACAAAATTCATCCTCATGGTTGGAGAATATCACTGGGTTTGGCAGGTATTCCAGCAATTGTGATGCTTGTAGGAGGTATTTTTTGCGCTGAGACGCCTAATAGTCTTGTGGAACAAGGAAGGTTGGATGAAGCaagaaaagtgttggagaaagTTAGAGGTACGAAAAATGTCGATGCTGAGTTTGAAGATCTAAAAGATGCAAGCGAATTAGCACAAGCGGTGAAGAGTCCGTTTAAGATACTTCTAAAGAGGAAGTACAGGCCACAACTAGTAATCGGAGCATTAGGGATTCCGGCATTCCAACAATTAACGGGAAATAATTCCATCCTCTTTTATGCACCTGTTATCTTCCAGAGTTTAGGATTCGGAGCTAATGCGTCTCTTTTCTCATCTTTTATTACCAATGGAGCTGCCCTTGTTGCTAGTGTCATCTCAATGTTTTTAGTTGACAAGTTTGGTAGAAGAAAATTCTTCCTAGAAGCTGGTCTTGAAATGATATGTTACATG ATTATTACTGCTGTGGTTTTGGCTGTAGAATTTGGACATGGAAAAGAACTTTCAAAAGGCATAAGTACACTTCTTGTTATTGTGATTTTCTTGTTTGTGTTGGCATATGGAAGATCTTGGGGTCCCTTAGGGTGGTTGGTTCCAAGTGAGCTCTTCCCATTAGAGATAAGATCAGCTGCACAGAGTATTGTGGTTTGTGTCAACATGATATTCACTGCTCTTGTTGCACAACTTTTTCTTCTCTCACTTTGTCACCTCAAATATGGAATCTTCTTGCTGTTTGGATGCTTGATTATTGTCATGAGTTTATTTGTTTACTTCCTTTTGCCGGAAACCAATCAAGTTCCTATTGAGGAGATTTATCTCCTTTTTGAAAACCATAGGTTTTGGAAGAACATTGTAAGAGATGGAACAGACCAAGAACCATTATTATCAATATGA
- the LOC131603840 gene encoding CRS2-associated factor 1, chloroplastic, with protein sequence MALKLPITFPIFSSPTDPNPNPLPSTKLHSSRSNTANNHSQEPNSTGKHIKNNNKQSKPKVNPQSHPALKFSNIPKQKLTSVNKAPDNVKISDDGLSYVIEGAPFEFKYSYTETPKAKPLKMREPAFVPFGPVTMPRPWTGRPPLPPSKKKLKEFDSFVLPPPHKKGVKPVQSPGPYLPGTSPRYVRSRDEILGEPLTKEEIKQLVQSSLKSSRQLNLGRDGFIHNMLDNIHAHWKRRRVCKIKCIGVCTVDMDNVCQQLEEKTGGKVIHRRGGVLYLFRGRNYNYKTRPRFPLMLWKPVPPVYPRLIQQVPEGLTLEEATEMRQKGRTLVPICKLGKNGVYFNLVNNVREAFEECELVRINCQGLNKSDYRKIGAKLRDLVPCTLISYENEHILMWRGRNWKSSLPDLGDDQKEANKIDVENENYNTQESEALGVSAPILQNNNTEHASNLSHDTSCDAETTNVATNSNGEPNPYRSISSVTTISHDGSHIECPSKAMNDRHGTVDIMDDKSVTDSLSTSISRSGAMLGDSGTTDVSLLPRSAAPCMKGISLLLEQAIELGSALVLDKDLLDADNIYRTTVSFAKSAPPGPVFMKHRKDAAVVQKSDKQEAPAMETRETTTITMKGKREKSPRIRRKENFEGFMNLVPHGTLGVDELAKLLT encoded by the exons ATGGCTCTAAAACTCCCAATCACTTTCCCCATCTTCTCCTCACCCACTGACCCGAACCCGAACCCGCTTCCATCCACCAAACTCCACTCCTCCCGCTCCAACACCGCCAACAACCACTCCCAGGAACCCAACTCCACCGGCAAAcacatcaagaacaacaacaagcaATCAAAGCCCAAAGTGAACCCACAATCACACCCAGCGCTAAAGTTCTCCAACATCCCCAAACAGAAACTAACATCAGTCAACAAAGCTCCCGACAATGTGAAAATCAGCGACGACGGACTCTCTTACGTAATTGAAGGCGCTCCGTTCGAATTCAAGTACAGTTACACTGAAACCCCCAAAGCGAAGCCGTTGAAAATGCGTGAACCGGCTTTTGTTCCGTTTGGACCGGTTACTATGCCGAGACCTTGGACCGGTCGGCCTCCACTTCCTCCGAGTAAGAAGAAGTTGAAGGAGTTTGATTCCTTTGTGCTTCCGCCGCCGCATAAGAAGGGAGTTAAACCGGTTCAGTCTCCCGGTCCGTATTTGCCGGGGACTAGTCCTAGGTATGTTCGATCTAGAGATGAGATATTGGGCGAACCGTTGACGAAAGAGGAGATTAAACAGTTGGTTCAAAGCTCTTTGAAATCCAGTCGCCAACTCAATTTGG GTAGAGATGGTTTCATACATAACATGTTGGATAATATACATGCTCATTGGAAGCGTAGAAGGGTGTGTaagatcaagtgtataggagtGTGTACGGTGGATATGGATAATGTGTGCCAGCAGTTGGAG GAAAAGACAGGAGGGAAAGTCATTCACAGAAGGGGCGGTGTTCTTTACCTATTTCGAGGAAGAAATTACAATTACAAAACACGTCCACGTTTTCCTCTCATGTTGTGGAAACCAGTGCCTCCAGTATACCCGAGGCTGATTCAGCAAGTTCCAGAAGGTCTAACACTAGAAGAAGCAACTGAAATGCGTCAAAAGGGAAGGACATTGGTTCCCATATGCAAGCTAG GAAAAAATGGTGTTTATTTTAACCTAGTAAACAATGTTAGAGAGGCATTTGAAGAGTGTGAACTAGTACGTATAAATTGCCAAGGACTAAATAAAAGTGACTATCGAAAGATTGGAGCAAAACTAAGG GATCTTGTTCCGTGCACGTTGATTTCATATGAAAATGAGCATATACTTATGTGGAGAGGAAGAAATTGGAAGTCCTCTTTACCAGATCTCGGAGATGACCAGAAGGAAGCCAATAAAATTGatgttgaaaatgaaaattacaataCACAGGAGTCAGAAGCCCTTGGTGTCTCGGCACCAATTCTACAGAATAATAACACAGAACATGCAAGCAATTTATCACATGACACTAGTTGTGATGCTGAAACCACAAATGTTGCCACAAATTCCAATGGTGAACCAAATCCTTATAGGAGCATCAGCTCAGTTACAACCATATCACACGATGGTAGCCACATCGAATGCCCCTCAAAAGCTATGAATGATAGACATGGAACTGTGGATATAATGGACGACAAAAGCGTCACTGACAGTCTTTCTACTTCAATTTCAAGATCAGGTGCAATGCTAGGTGATTCTGGAACAACTGATGTCAGTCTGTTACCAAGGTCAGCTGCCCCTTGTATGAAAGGAATTTCGTTACTATTGGAGCAAGCTATTGAGCTAGGCAGTGCACTTGTTTTAGATAAAGATTTATTGGATGCAGACAATATTTATCGAACCACTGTTTCCTTTGCCAAATCAGCTCCACCTGGACCTGTTTTTATGAAACATAGAAAGGATGCTGCTGTGGTTCAAAAAAGTGACAAGCAAGAAGCACCGGCGATGGAGACAAGAGAAACTACCACTATTACCATGAAAGGTAAAAGGGAGAAAAGTCCTAGAATTCgaagaaaagaaaattttgagGGATTTATGAATCTTGTTCCACACGGAACATTAGGAGTTGATGAACTTGCTAAACTACTAACATGA
- the LOC131603841 gene encoding sugar transport protein 14-like: protein MAGGAVTDGGPGKRAHLYEHKFTMYFAFTCLVGALGGSLFGYDLGVSGGVTSMDDFLERFFPDVYTKKQAHLNETDYCKYDNQVLTLFTSSLYFSALVMTFFASYLTRNKGRKATIIVGALSFLIGAILNAAAQNIPMLIIGRVFLGGGIGFGNQAVPLYLSEMAPASSRGAVNQLFQFTTCAGILIANLVNYFTNKIHPHGWRISLGLAGIPAVLMLLGGIFCAETPNSLVEQGRLDEARKVLEKVRGTKNVDAEFEDLKDASELAQAVKSPFKILLKRKYRPQLVIGALGIPAFQQLTGNNSILFYAPVIFQSLGFGANASLFSSFITNGALLVATVISMFLVDRFGRRKFFLEAGLEMICCMIITAVVLAVEFGHGKELSKGISTLLVIVIFLFVLAYGRSWGPLGWLVPSELFPLEIRSAAQSIVVCVNMIFTALVAQLFLLSLCHLKYGIFLLFGALIVIMSLFVYFLLPETKQVPIEEIYLLFENHWFWKNIVREEKDQELAYHQ, encoded by the exons atgGCTGGTGGAGCAGTGACAGATGGAGGACCTGGAAAAAGGGCTCATCTGTATGAGCATAAATTCACTATGTACTTTGCATTCACGTGTCTTGTTGGTGCTCTCGGTGGTTCTCTTTTCGGTTATGATCTCGGTGTTTCAG GTGGTGTGACTTCAATGGACGATTTTTTGGAGAGATTTTTTCCGGATGTGTATACAAAGAAGCAGGCTCATTTGAATGAGACGGACTATTGTAAATATGACAATCAAGTGTTGACGCTTTTTACGTCGTCTCTTTATTTCTCGGCACTTGTTATGACTTTTTTTGCTTCCTACTTGACAAGAAATAAAGGGAGAAAGGCCACTATCATAGTAGGAGCTCTTAGCTTTCTTATTGGAGCTATACTCAATGCAGCTGCTCAGAATATTCCAATGCTAATCATTGGTAGAGTATTTCTTGGCGGTGGCATTGGCTTTGGAAATCAA GCTGTTCCTTTATATCTATCTGAAATGGCTCCAGCTAGCAGCCGAGGAGCAGTAAATCAACTGTTTCAGTTCACAACCTGTGCCGGAATCTTAATTGCTAACTTAGTGAATTATTTCACCAACAAAATCCATCCTCATGGTTGGAGAATATCACTTGGTTTGGCAGGTATTCCAGCAGTTCTCATGCTTCTAGGAGGTATTTTTTGCGCTGAGACACCTAATAGTCTTGTGGAACAAGGAAGGTTGGATGAAGCAAGAAAAGTATTGGAGAAAGTTAGAGGTACGAaaaatgttgatgctgaatttgAAGATCTAAAAGATGCAAGCGAATTAGCACAAGCAGTGAAGAGTCCGTTTAAGATACTTCTAAAGAGGAAGTACAGACCCCAACTAGTAATTGGAGCATTAGGGATTCCGGCATTCCAACAGTTAACCGGAAATAATTCCATCCTCTTCTATGCACCTGTCATCTTCCAGAGTTTAGGATTTGGAGCTAATGCATCTCTTTTCTCGTCTTTTATTACCAATGGAGCTCTCCTTGTTGCTACTGTCATCTCAATGTTTTTAGTTGACAGGTTTGGTAGAAGAAAATTCTTCCTAGAAGCAGGTCTTGAAATGATATGCTGCATG ATAATTACTGCTGTGGTTTTGGCGGTAGAGTTTGGACATGGGAAAGAGCTTTCAAAAGGCATTAGTACACTTCTTGTCATTGTGATTTTCTTGTTTGTGTTGGCATATGGAAGATCGTGGGGTCCCTTAGGGTGGTTGGTTCCAAGTGAGCTCTTCCCATTAGAGATAAGATCAGCTGCACAGAGTATTGTGGTTTGTGTCAACATGATCTTCACCGCACTTGTTGCACAACTTTTTCTTCTCTCACTTTGTCACCTTAAATATGGAATCTTCTTGCTGTTTGGTGCCTTAATTGTTATCATGAGTCTCTTTGTTTACTTCCTTTTGCCGGAAACCAAGCAAGTTCCTATTGAAGAGATTTATCTTCTTTTCGAAAACCATTGGTTTTGGAAGAATATTGTAAGAGAAGAAAAGGACCAAGAACTAGCATATCATCAATAG